From Euwallacea similis isolate ESF13 chromosome 6, ESF131.1, whole genome shotgun sequence:
cataattataaaattccgTTTCCGTTCCAAGTGCATAGGTACAGTGTTCTTCGCAACTTCCCTGCCCCCTGCCACCTTGTTCACCGTTCGATGAGATATCCGGATCGCCAAAACGGTCACAAATAAGTGTAAGGAGTCCGAACCCATCTCCTACCCATATTTATGACTGTTTCGGACGGTCAGGAATCGGGTTTAACTTTCTGTTGGAACTTAAAATTGAAGTAAGCAATTTGAttctcatattttaaaattgaacaaaccAATTCAGTCCACTTGGGACTTATGAACTCAAGCGATGTAGATGAAGTTTTTCTATTCATCAATCAAATGTTGACGGTGGAACTCCGGTTTAGTTTATACCCTATATAAAGGGCGAtcgctttaaaaaaaacaaacgtaAGCGTAAGACGTTGATTAAGCTTTTTGCTATTTACCATACATATCTGACTGATAACGGGTAACATATGAACTTATACAAAACATGCTTCTGATGTTTCAAAACTCACTTGAGGCTTTTTTAATGCTCTCGTACGTGATTGCCGTTggtgttaaaataataatctacTACGTTTTACAACATCTCGGACGGTTGTCAAGTTCGGAGGGTGGTAAGAGAACCTTTGAAAAGCACTGTACAGCGTTACGTTTAATGTGCCTTCATTTCTCTACAATATTCCGGTCAATAAAcccataattatttttggacatgACTATTGAATACAAGTATTTAAACTTACCTATCTCTAGCAACTACAACAACAACTACTAGCCGTCCAAGTCCTCCATGGCTAATAACATCTCAGCCGCCCATGTGGACTACAATCAAGACTCCCTCGGCTCGTCCTTCGACAACCAAGGTTACCATAAGTCCTCCTTCTCCTATTCCTGGTCCTTTACCCACCTCTACCTCCGTAAACATTCCCAGCTCTACCTCAAAAGGGCAACACGAAGCCCCTGTGGAAAGTACAGGAAGGAAAGATGAAGAATGGGAATGGGAGCTAAAAGAACCAAACCCTTATGAAATTACAACCCTACCTCTAACTACCGTAACTCCCAATGGGAACTCCATTAAAAGACTGTCCACATGTAAGTATTATGATATCTTAAGTGGGTCTTAGTAcgctttttttatattgagtGGTACACAGTACCCCCAAAGCCCTATATGCACCATCGGCCGGCTGTACCctaccattaaattttataattgtatGAAGTGTTGCGATTTATGCAAGTAGTTGGCTACATACTCAACTAACTGGTTGCATTTAAAGTCaactaaacaattttaataacaagTCGGTGAATCGTTCTTACTGCTCTTTATATCATCTTTTCCCCTTTCCAGCCGATGCCACTTCTACATTTTCATACGCACCTTCGGTACCCAGCGTTTACCCATGGCCCAAAGATTCTGAGTACCTTCCATACCATTGTAATTCAACCACCATAAGAAACATATTATGGAAAGCCACCCATGTGAACAAAACTGCTGTTCAGCCGTGCCCCCCAGGTACAACGGGTTTCGCCAAGTGGCACTGCTCGGAAGGTATCTCCAATGATCATGAGTGGACTCCTCTTAATCCGGATTTAAGTGAATGCCGGTCGGTTTGGCTCACCAGTTTGGAGCAAAGATTGCTTTTGGGTAAAGATCTCTTGATGTCGATCATAAGGGACTTGTCTACGGTGACTGGAAGCACAGTACTATATGGAGGAGATATGGCTATAACTACGAAGATAATACAAAAGATGACTGAGAAAATGTCTCAAGATATTCAAACATTTCCTGACACCCGACAAAGGGAAGAAATTGTTGGAGAAATGCTGGGATATGTAACCAAGACTAGTAGTAATTTACTAGATGCCACTCAAGATTCTTCTTGGAAGGATCTTAGTTACAAAGAACAAATGAGTGTAGCTACTTCGTTACTTATTGGCTTGGAGGAAAACGCCTTTTTGTTGGCAGATACAGTAACTAGTCAGAAAACTGTAAATAGAGATGAGAAAAATAtaagtaagtatttttttataagctCATAATATTCTTAAGTATCCTTCTACTTTTAGTACTTTCTGTCAGAGTCTTGGATACAAAGTTTTTGTCACATGAAAGTTTTCCTTCTGAAGACAGAAATACTGATTGGAGACCTAGCAATGACTTGATAGAGCTCTCCAAAGAAGCCTTGTTGGAGAATAACGATGGGAACCTAGTTAGGCTTGTGTTTGTGGCCTTTGACAGACTAGAAGAAATTCTTCAGTGGCGGTCAGATAATTCTGATAATAGCAATAATGTAActacaattttaaatagtaaagtCATATCAGCAAGCCTTGGAAAGGGACGTCATATTCAACTTAAGAAGCCCGTAAGACTGACATTAAAGCACATTAAAACTGAGAATGTGAGCAACCCAAGATGTGTTTTTTGGGATTATACCACAAATGCGTGGTCAGAAGAAGGTTGTCATGTAGACACCTCCGACTCTAACTACACCCACACAGTGTGTTTCTGTGATCATTTAACTAATTTCGCTATTCTTATGGATGTCCATGATGTTTATTTACCAATAAACCATGAAATAGCTCTGCAAGTTATTACATACGTCGGATGTATAGTGTCGATTATTTGCCTCATACTAGCCATTATGACATTTCAGTTATTTCGCGGGCTCAAGGTATTTAATGTCTTTactatatacttttttttgcattaaaatctaTCATTTTTCTGTAGAGCGACCGAACAACGATACACTGTAACCTATGTACATGCCTCCTCATAGCtgagataatatttttagtagGAATAGACAGAACTGGAAATCGAATATTTTGTGGTGTAGTTGCAGGATTCCTACACTACTTCTTTTTATGTGCTTTTATATGGATGCTGTTTGAAGGTTTACTCAGCTTCAAAAGTATGTTGAAGATATCTGTAAATGAGTaatgtttcaggtttccagcTTTATGTTATGTTGATTGAGGTATTCGAAGTGGAAAAGTCTAGAATACAATGGTACTATATCGCTGCATATGGTTTGCCATTGTTAATAGTATTTGCATCAGCTGCTGTGTATCCTCAAGGCTATGGTACTATGAAGCATTGTTGGCTAACAACTGacaattactttatttatacGTTTGTTGTTCCTGTCCTCTTGGTAATGATGGTAAgtaaattgtttctttatgCTGTATAGATTTTATATAATTGACCCGTATTACCGTTCAGAATCTGATCATTATAAGCTTTTATGATCTTTTATAACGCCTACAGAAAATTGTGCTAAGTAGTGGAAGTTTTTCCGTTTTCAAAGCGTTTTCCCAATATGTGTTGACGCCTAAGGCATACTTAAGATTCTTCTATTTTGTTTTCAGctgaatttcatatttttgacaGTGGCAATATTAAAGATGTGCAAGCATGCAAGCGCTTCTGTgtcaatgaaaaataaagaacattCCCGCCTTGCTAGCACGAggtaattatttacatttatatgAATAGTTTTATGTGGGCTTTAGCTGTATATGTTTTAATTCTAAGGGGAATTCGAACTTTTATTGGTACTTAACGTTTCAATGTGGTAAAAGCATGAATATTGTTAATTCATACGGCATTGGGTGGTTTGAAACTTGTACGATGTTTCAAGGTTATACGTATAGATGCATGACCATAAatctattttcattttattcttAAGGTATCACatatatgtttaatttaaccTAGCCTTCAAAACGGATGTTGCATAAACGCCTATGGCATGATTTTTCTATCCTGGAACCTGCACAATAGTTCCAAATTTAATCCTAgcacttttctttttttcttaattttgctttaactGAAAACGGTGCCGGCCAAGTTTGttctttaaaaactaatttactTATTCGAAATTAACTTTGATTCACCGCCGCTGCTTTCACTTTTAGCAATTTACAATCAATAGCACATTCTCGGGTAGGAGAATAAATGGCAAAACTTATATATCCACACGTCCACACACAAAACCTGTTTTACTATTTaccaatattaaaaaatcgattccTTTATGATGGGTAACCTTTCAGCAAAAAATGAACTCCATGCTGCTATTATTGTTTACAATTTAAGTTGCTTTATGTTAACAAATTTCTGTTGTATAATATAGTGCCTGCACAAAGAACTACAAGGTGTATAGATATTTTCCTATTAGGTAACGTAACGAGgattataaataattgcttGTCTAACACCACTTGCTTattaaaagaacaattttgataatagaACCGAGGTAAAAGTAATagtgtaaatatttcaatagaaaatgtaCTCAGATCGAGTGAGTTACACAATAATGTTGTCTTATGTGGAGTACCAATCTATAACTATACGTATATACACAGTGAAGGAGAAGATTTGCAATGGGATTTCCAAACGAATCTTAAGATTTTTGAGGTGGTGAGAAGTTCAACCCTGACTATAgaaaactgatattttctCATTCActgtatgtatatttaattatacaaGACGTCCTGCGTCGAGATGTCAATATTAACACATAAAACAGAGTTCAAATGCTTAATTGTTTCGCTGAGAAACCACATTTTATGCTTTTCGACATAGTGCAAGCGAGtttcattaaataacaaatttcgCTGAAATTAAAGAGCTACAGCGAATGTTACATTTTCTTTCGATCATAAGtgaatgtttattattaaaaaaaattactacagaaattgcactttttgcatttacttttttcgttatttttacttaatgtCCGTGAAATTTTATACTACATGTAAAGGGAATATAGTGTTGAGTACCAGAATAACTTGCACAAACCTCCATTACCAATAAATAGTTGTTACGGCTTTCCTGCGGTAATTTAAAATCGTTtcgtttttatgaaaaagatatttaaatgcACAGTGCAACAATGTATTTTTCGACTATTTAGAgatattcataaaatattttcagtgcGTTCATATTCCTGCTAAATACACGAATAATCTCGCCTTCTAACTGACTCAACCGAAGAAAGCAACTCGCTTCGTTCTGCTCGCATTATTCTTGAAGTACGGTTTGCTAGTTGTTCTGTTATCGCGACAAGTTTGAAGCACACGTTAGTTTTCAACTTTTCTTCAACATAAAAATCCACAGGCGTTAAATCTGGACTTTTAAATGACCATCGTACACGTTTACAGAGCGCTATCCATCGATTGAGATATTGTTAATTCATCCACGCTGTAATGATGAGTCTGCCAATGCAAGTCAGACAATCGCCCATTTGAAAGCAAACCCTTTGAATAATAACAGCTGGTTCGTTTTCCAACAAGTGGTGCAGAAATCAAGTTTCTGAGCCAGATTATGAGGTCCAGCAAGTGTCTATCTATCGTCCCTAATCAAACATTGTCACTCAATTGGCGTGGAAATCGTGAAGGGGCAGCATCGTGAGGGTTATCCCCtaactataatattttatatcacTTCACATCATTTTCGTTTATTCACCAATCCACGGCACACGTTCTGGGAAATGTCTAACAGCTTTACATCGCTGCAAAAACGATCAACTGAATTAAATTCCGGTTTCATGGTCGACATTTAATAAGTGCTGCACTGACGTAATACGATATAAGGAAGATGTCTTCCGTCGTGTGTTAAAACTTTGCGCACTTTAGAACGAATAACATCAAGCCTATCTTCGGCAATTTGCACACTTGAAGGCTgattttcatcgaaaaaattcaataagttTACTGGCAAGACTACGTCAGGCATGGAATCTTTATTTCCGGGTCCGGTTTCCCTCAAGGTATGATAGATAAGTGGCTTCGAAGGTGCGATGTTCAGGAAACTGAAACTCAACGACGGTATTCGCGAACAGAGTCACAACTTCCGATGCGTTGTCATTAGCATAACTATAATTCTACATACTCTTCGCTCGAATAACAGCGAGGCATTTTTCTGTAAACAAACCTACAGTTTTGATTATTCGCTTACAATGGGGGAATGATGGAACATCTTCGACGGTTTTAAACGTCCAATTCTACGTCTATCTACGTCTAGATGCTACATCGTCTTTGCGAAACCTGCTTTACTCTGAGAAGGGAAATCATTCAATTAAGCAAATAACAACGGTGATAAGTTGCTCATAAGATGACGTAATTTTTGTGCAATTGCCGTTATTGCATCTTTTAAGGGCTGGGAATGAGCGGTTCAACTTTTCGCCGAAATAAGTTCAATTTACGATAGAAGTTAATCTATAAACTATGGTTCCTCTTGTAAGTTTTCTAAACAATAAACGATTGTTTGTTCCACGCAAAAATGTTGTGCTGAGCCAATTCTATAGTAATATTCGTTGTAGCCCTTATAATATCAGCGGTCTTTGccgtttaataaaaaaatcataggaCATGTTGTATCAAAGAAACAGTTAAGATGCTTTTATGTGAAATGAGTTACTGTTAAGGTACTGTAGCACctcctgaaatattttacatctCAAAGCAGAACTGAGTATTTTAGTTGTCTATTTGTAGTTTTTATGCGATAGcttaaaaatcttcatttcTCAGATTGCTGGTGTAAATACGTTTCTAATATATTCTTTTTCTTGCATGGCGATCTTACATTGGTAGTGGAAAGGAAGAAAATGCACTTCGAATGAAATTTGACTTGTAAGGACACTTTTTCTAACATTAACACAAGGGGGAGACTTGAGGTACACTGGACATGttgtcttgtttttttttataactcaTCACATATCTACCTATAAAGACGCAGGATAACACACCTAAAGCaactcatt
This genomic window contains:
- the LOC136409365 gene encoding latrophilin Cirl-like isoform X7, encoding MAWHGKIRPGLLLLLFSFVVISEATAKALEQYRYETAYACEGKTLKIECKDGELIKLIRANYGRFSITICNDHGNTDWSVNCMSPKSLRVLHARCTHYQNCSIPAITSMFGDPCPGTHKYLEAHYQCLPATTTTTTSRPSPPWLITSQPPMWTTIKTPSARPSTTKVTISPPSPIPGPLPTSTSVNIPSSTSKGQHEAPVESTGRKDEEWEWELKEPNPYEITTLPLTTVTPNGNSIKRLSTSDATSTFSYAPSVPSVYPWPKDSEYLPYHCNSTTIRNILWKATHVNKTAVQPCPPGTTGFAKWHCSEGISNDHEWTPLNPDLSECRSVWLTSLEQRLLLGKDLLMSIIRDLSTVTGSTVLYGGDMAITTKIIQKMTEKMSQDIQTFPDTRQREEIVGEMLGYVTKTSSNLLDATQDSSWKDLSYKEQMSVATSLLIGLEENAFLLADTVTSQKTVNRDEKNIILSVRVLDTKFLSHESFPSEDRNTDWRPSNDLIELSKEALLENNDGNLVRLVFVAFDRLEEILQWRSDNSDNSNNVTTILNSKVISASLGKGRHIQLKKPVRLTLKHIKTENVSNPRCVFWDYTTNAWSEEGCHVDTSDSNYTHTVCFCDHLTNFAILMDVHDVYLPINHEIALQVITYVGCIVSIICLILAIMTFQLFRGLKSDRTTIHCNLCTCLLIAEIIFLVGIDRTGNRIFCGVVAGFLHYFFLCAFIWMLFEGFQLYVMLIEVFEVEKSRIQWYYIAAYGLPLLIVFASAAVYPQGYGTMKHCWLTTDNYFIYTFVVPVLLVMMLNFIFLTVAILKMCKHASASVSMKNKEHSRLASTSGKEENALRMKFDLAWLKGAFVLVFLLGLTWVSGFLYINQESLAMAYVFAIFNSLQGFFIFLFHCVQNEKVRKEYRKFIRRHSWLPKCLRCSKSGSGPGGSSSANTGSCTTSGGPGKERRPSLFGSNGNPSGGTNSHSTDNSVLTPHGTSVGTNSNNSIVISNNLNNARPTALVQILSRTDLNNASTTMTNHNRQHNVSQQEHFF
- the LOC136409365 gene encoding latrophilin Cirl-like isoform X2, producing the protein MAWHGKIRPGLLLLLFSFVVISEATAKALEQYRYETAYACEGKTLKIECKDGELIKLIRANYGRFSITICNDHGNTDWSVNCMSPKSLRVLHARCSYKSECSVEVNNEVFGEPCKGTPKYIEAQYRCENATTTTTTSRPSPPWLITSQPPMWTTIKTPSARPSTTKVTISPPSPIPGPLPTSTSVNIPSSTSKGQHEAPVESTGRKDEEWEWELKEPNPYEITTLPLTTVTPNGNSIKRLSTSDATSTFSYAPSVPSVYPWPKDSEYLPYHCNSTTIRNILWKATHVNKTAVQPCPPGTTGFAKWHCSEGISNDHEWTPLNPDLSECRSVWLTSLEQRLLLGKDLLMSIIRDLSTVTGSTVLYGGDMAITTKIIQKMTEKMSQDIQTFPDTRQREEIVGEMLGYVTKTSSNLLDATQDSSWKDLSYKEQMSVATSLLIGLEENAFLLADTVTSQKTVNRDEKNIILSVRVLDTKFLSHESFPSEDRNTDWRPSNDLIELSKEALLENNDGNLVRLVFVAFDRLEEILQWRSDNSDNSNNVTTILNSKVISASLGKGRHIQLKKPVRLTLKHIKTENVSNPRCVFWDYTTNAWSEEGCHVDTSDSNYTHTVCFCDHLTNFAILMDVHDVYLPINHEIALQVITYVGCIVSIICLILAIMTFQLFRGLKSDRTTIHCNLCTCLLIAEIIFLVGIDRTGNRIFCGVVAGFLHYFFLCAFIWMLFEGFQLYVMLIEVFEVEKSRIQWYYIAAYGLPLLIVFASAAVYPQGYGTMKHCWLTTDNYFIYTFVVPVLLVMMLNFIFLTVAILKMCKHASASVSMKNKEHSRLASTSGKEENALRMKFDLAWLKGAFVLVFLLGLTWVSGFLYINQESLAMAYVFAIFNSLQGFFIFLFHCVQNEKVRKEYRKFIRRHSWLPKCLRCSKSGSGPGGSSSANTGSCTTSGGPGKERRPSLFGSNGNPSGGTNSHSTDNSVLTPHGTSLQRSWNSQSCTNVNRACRTPVPTSTSANMAATLFRPPRPTDSVPSPDLEAPNTSTLPYIRNFYKNSIINPNIPKSVSTWGPLHKPLHWKNISFKSYSRDSGHGGSEQEESPRSQMIIAEAHRISAALAKENQRQIPPSHQANFSEYGMRPSGQQTHCVATGRKKLNSTKPLHWNQHTYTEIYDGQNPRGYLNSEDDPVYEEIDRNEIQVSDMSDEDAKRQSDMSRQSSRSYGDHRPLIPYSPGTERGFLEVVGNNKEMDSYRLRCNNVGFPYRTPQGDAAMRSLAAVLDGETVVCHLEPQEMFPPQHLDVHYVSRTLSHLPPYSES
- the LOC136409365 gene encoding latrophilin Cirl-like isoform X5 yields the protein MFGDPCPGTHKYLEAHYQCLPATTTTTTSRPSPPWLITSQPPMWTTIKTPSARPSTTKVTISPPSPIPGPLPTSTSVNIPSSTSKGQHEAPVESTGRKDEEWEWELKEPNPYEITTLPLTTVTPNGNSIKRLSTSDATSTFSYAPSVPSVYPWPKDSEYLPYHCNSTTIRNILWKATHVNKTAVQPCPPGTTGFAKWHCSEGISNDHEWTPLNPDLSECRSVWLTSLEQRLLLGKDLLMSIIRDLSTVTGSTVLYGGDMAITTKIIQKMTEKMSQDIQTFPDTRQREEIVGEMLGYVTKTSSNLLDATQDSSWKDLSYKEQMSVATSLLIGLEENAFLLADTVTSQKTVNRDEKNIILSVRVLDTKFLSHESFPSEDRNTDWRPSNDLIELSKEALLENNDGNLVRLVFVAFDRLEEILQWRSDNSDNSNNVTTILNSKVISASLGKGRHIQLKKPVRLTLKHIKTENVSNPRCVFWDYTTNAWSEEGCHVDTSDSNYTHTVCFCDHLTNFAILMDVHDVYLPINHEIALQVITYVGCIVSIICLILAIMTFQLFRGLKSDRTTIHCNLCTCLLIAEIIFLVGIDRTGNRIFCGVVAGFLHYFFLCAFIWMLFEGFQLYVMLIEVFEVEKSRIQWYYIAAYGLPLLIVFASAAVYPQGYGTMKHCWLTTDNYFIYTFVVPVLLVMMLNFIFLTVAILKMCKHASASVSMKNKEHSRLASTSGKEENALRMKFDLAWLKGAFVLVFLLGLTWVSGFLYINQESLAMAYVFAIFNSLQGFFIFLFHCVQNEKVRKEYRKFIRRHSWLPKCLRCSKSGSGPGGSSSANTGSCTTSGGPGKERRPSLFGSNGNPSGGTNSHSTDNSVLTPHGTSLQRSWNSQSCTNVNRACRTPVPTSTSANMAATLFRPPRPTDSVPSPDLEAPNTSTLPYIRNFYKNSIINPNIPKSVSTWGPLHKPLHWKNISFKSYSRDSGHGGSEQEESPRSQMIIAEAHRISAALAKENQRQIPPSHQANFSEYGMRPSGQQTHCVATGRKKLNSTKPLHWNQHTYTEIYDGQNPRGYLNSEDDPVYEEIDRNEIQVSDMSDEDAKRQSDMSRQSSRSYGDHRPLIPYSPGTERGFLEVVGNNKEMDSYRLRCNNVGFPYRTPQGDAAMRSLAAVLDGETVVCHLEPQEMFPPQHLDVHYVSRTLSHLPPYSES
- the LOC136409365 gene encoding latrophilin Cirl-like isoform X4, with translation MAWHGKIRPGLLLLLFSFVVISEATAKALEQYRYETAYACEGKTLKIECKDGELIKLIRANYGRFSITICNDHGNTDWSVNCMSPKSLRVLHARCTHYQNCSIPAITSMFGDPCPGTHKYLEAHYQCLPATTTTTTSRPSPPWLITSQPPMWTTIKTPSARPSTTKVTISPPSPIPGPLPTSTSVNIPSSTSKGQHEAPVESTGRKDEEWEWELKEPNPYEITTLPLTTVTPNGNSIKRLSTSDATSTFSYAPSVPSVYPWPKDSEYLPYHCNSTTIRNILWKATHVNKTAVQPCPPGTTGFAKWHCSEGISNDHEWTPLNPDLSECRSVWLTSLEQRLLLGKDLLMSIIRDLSTVTGSTVLYGGDMAITTKIIQKMTEKMSQDIQTFPDTRQREEIVGEMLGYVTKTSSNLLDATQDSSWKDLSYKEQMSVATSLLIGLEENAFLLADTVTSQKTVNRDEKNIILSVRVLDTKFLSHESFPSEDRNTDWRPSNDLIELSKEALLENNDGNLVRLVFVAFDRLEEILQWRSDNSDNSNNVTTILNSKVISASLGKGRHIQLKKPVRLTLKHIKTENVSNPRCVFWDYTTNAWSEEGCHVDTSDSNYTHTVCFCDHLTNFAILMDVHDVYLPINHEIALQVITYVGCIVSIICLILAIMTFQLFRGLKSDRTTIHCNLCTCLLIAEIIFLVGIDRTGNRIFCGVVAGFLHYFFLCAFIWMLFEGFQLYVMLIEVFEVEKSRIQWYYIAAYGLPLLIVFASAAVYPQGYGTMKHCWLTTDNYFIYTFVVPVLLVMMLNFIFLTVAILKMCKHASASVSMKNKEHSRLASTSGKEENALRMKFDLAWLKGAFVLVFLLGLTWVSGFLYINQESLAMAYVFAIFNSLQGFFIFLFHCVQNEKVRKEYRKFIRRHSWLPKCLRCSKSGSGPGGSSSANTGSCTTSGGPGKERRPSLFGSNGNPSGGTNSHSTDNSVLTPHGTSNISFKSYSRDSGHGGSEQEESPRSQMIIAEAHRISAALAKENQRQIPPSHQANFSEYGMRPSGQQTHCVATGRKKLNSTKPLHWNQHTYTEIYDGQNPRGYLNSEDDPVYEEIDRNEIQVSDMSDEDAKRQSDMSRQSSRSYGDHRPLIPYSPGTERGFLEVVGNNKEMDSYRLRCNNVGFPYRTPQGDAAMRSLAAVLDGETVVCHLEPQEMFPPQHLDVHYVSRTLSHLPPYSES
- the LOC136409365 gene encoding latrophilin Cirl-like isoform X1 yields the protein MAWHGKIRPGLLLLLFSFVVISEATAKALEQYRYETAYACEGKTLKIECKDGELIKLIRANYGRFSITICNDHGNTDWSVNCMSPKSLRVLHARCTHYQNCSIPAITSMFGDPCPGTHKYLEAHYQCLPATTTTTTSRPSPPWLITSQPPMWTTIKTPSARPSTTKVTISPPSPIPGPLPTSTSVNIPSSTSKGQHEAPVESTGRKDEEWEWELKEPNPYEITTLPLTTVTPNGNSIKRLSTSDATSTFSYAPSVPSVYPWPKDSEYLPYHCNSTTIRNILWKATHVNKTAVQPCPPGTTGFAKWHCSEGISNDHEWTPLNPDLSECRSVWLTSLEQRLLLGKDLLMSIIRDLSTVTGSTVLYGGDMAITTKIIQKMTEKMSQDIQTFPDTRQREEIVGEMLGYVTKTSSNLLDATQDSSWKDLSYKEQMSVATSLLIGLEENAFLLADTVTSQKTVNRDEKNIILSVRVLDTKFLSHESFPSEDRNTDWRPSNDLIELSKEALLENNDGNLVRLVFVAFDRLEEILQWRSDNSDNSNNVTTILNSKVISASLGKGRHIQLKKPVRLTLKHIKTENVSNPRCVFWDYTTNAWSEEGCHVDTSDSNYTHTVCFCDHLTNFAILMDVHDVYLPINHEIALQVITYVGCIVSIICLILAIMTFQLFRGLKSDRTTIHCNLCTCLLIAEIIFLVGIDRTGNRIFCGVVAGFLHYFFLCAFIWMLFEGFQLYVMLIEVFEVEKSRIQWYYIAAYGLPLLIVFASAAVYPQGYGTMKHCWLTTDNYFIYTFVVPVLLVMMLNFIFLTVAILKMCKHASASVSMKNKEHSRLASTSGKEENALRMKFDLAWLKGAFVLVFLLGLTWVSGFLYINQESLAMAYVFAIFNSLQGFFIFLFHCVQNEKVRKEYRKFIRRHSWLPKCLRCSKSGSGPGGSSSANTGSCTTSGGPGKERRPSLFGSNGNPSGGTNSHSTDNSVLTPHGTSLQRSWNSQSCTNVNRACRTPVPTSTSANMAATLFRPPRPTDSVPSPDLEAPNTSTLPYIRNFYKNSIINPNIPKSVSTWGPLHKPLHWKNISFKSYSRDSGHGGSEQEESPRSQMIIAEAHRISAALAKENQRQIPPSHQANFSEYGMRPSGQQTHCVATGRKKLNSTKPLHWNQHTYTEIYDGQNPRGYLNSEDDPVYEEIDRNEIQVSDMSDEDAKRQSDMSRQSSRSYGDHRPLIPYSPGTERGFLEVVGNNKEMDSYRLRCNNVGFPYRTPQGDAAMRSLAAVLDGETVVCHLEPQEMFPPQHLDVHYVSRTLSHLPPYSES
- the LOC136409365 gene encoding latrophilin Cirl-like isoform X3 yields the protein MAWHGKIRPGLLLLLFSFVVISEATAKALEQYRYETAYACEGKTLKIECKDGELIKLIRANYGRFSITICNDHGNTDWSVNCMSPKSLRVLHARCTHYQNCSIPAITSMFGDPCPGTHKYLEAHYQCLPATTTTTTSRPSPPWLITSQPPMWTTIKTPSARPSTTKVTISPPSPIPGPLPTSTSVNIPSSTSKGQHEAPVESTGRKDEEWEWELKEPNPYEITTLPLTTVTPNGNSIKRLSTSDATSTFSYAPSVPSVYPWPKDSEYLPYHCNSTTIRNILWKATHVNKTAVQPCPPGTTGFAKWHCSEGISNDHEWTPLNPDLSECRSVWLTSLEQRLLLGKDLLMSIIRDLSTVTGSTVLYGGDMAITTKIIQKMTEKMSQDIQTFPDTRQREEIVGEMLGYVTKTSSNLLDATQDSSWKDLSYKEQMSVATSLLIGLEENAFLLADTVTSQKTVNRDEKNIILSVRVLDTKFLSHESFPSEDRNTDWRPSNDLIELSKEALLENNDGNLVRLVFVAFDRLEEILQWRSDNSDNSNNVTTILNSKVISASLGKGRHIQLKKPVRLTLKHIKTENVSNPRCVFWDYTTNAWSEEGCHVDTSDSNYTHTVCFCDHLTNFAILMDVHDVYLPINHEIALQVITYVGCIVSIICLILAIMTFQLFRGLKSDRTTIHCNLCTCLLIAEIIFLVGIDRTGNRIFCGVVAGFLHYFFLCAFIWMLFEGFQLYVMLIEVFEVEKSRIQWYYIAAYGLPLLIVFASAAVYPQGYGTMKHCWLTTDNYFIYTFVVPVLLVMMLNFIFLTVAILKMCKHASASVSMKNKEHSRLASTRAWLKGAFVLVFLLGLTWVSGFLYINQESLAMAYVFAIFNSLQGFFIFLFHCVQNEKVRKEYRKFIRRHSWLPKCLRCSKSGSGPGGSSSANTGSCTTSGGPGKERRPSLFGSNGNPSGGTNSHSTDNSVLTPHGTSLQRSWNSQSCTNVNRACRTPVPTSTSANMAATLFRPPRPTDSVPSPDLEAPNTSTLPYIRNFYKNSIINPNIPKSVSTWGPLHKPLHWKNISFKSYSRDSGHGGSEQEESPRSQMIIAEAHRISAALAKENQRQIPPSHQANFSEYGMRPSGQQTHCVATGRKKLNSTKPLHWNQHTYTEIYDGQNPRGYLNSEDDPVYEEIDRNEIQVSDMSDEDAKRQSDMSRQSSRSYGDHRPLIPYSPGTERGFLEVVGNNKEMDSYRLRCNNVGFPYRTPQGDAAMRSLAAVLDGETVVCHLEPQEMFPPQHLDVHYVSRTLSHLPPYSES